A window from Flavobacterium gyeonganense encodes these proteins:
- a CDS encoding NADH:flavin oxidoreductase/NADH oxidase, producing MDSLLFSRLTIKNITLKNRIVISPMCQYSSVDGFANDWHLVHLGSRASGGAGLIIQEATAVSPEARISPADLGIWKDEHIEKLKQINTFIVSQHSIPGIQLAHAGRKASVSAPWEGNKKLDFAHGGWQTVAPSAVPYHENEPFLPKALDKSGIQKVISDFKAAAKRAVEAGYQVVEIHAAHGYLLHQFLSPLTNVRTDEYGGSFENRIRFTLEIVEAVQSEWPSNLPLFVRISATDWAEHGWNPEESVQLSQLLKEKGVDLIDVSSGGLVSHQKITLEPGYHVPFAEKVKKEAHILTGAVGLITEAQQAEEILNNGQADLILFARESLRNPNMPLDFARELNNEVQWPKQYERAKL from the coding sequence ATGGACTCATTATTATTTTCTCGGCTTACTATAAAAAATATCACTTTAAAAAACAGAATCGTTATTTCGCCCATGTGCCAGTATTCTTCAGTTGATGGATTTGCAAACGACTGGCATCTGGTTCATTTGGGAAGCCGTGCCAGCGGAGGCGCCGGATTGATTATCCAGGAAGCCACTGCGGTTTCTCCGGAAGCCAGAATTTCTCCTGCTGATCTTGGAATCTGGAAAGATGAGCATATCGAAAAGCTAAAACAAATCAATACGTTTATTGTTTCTCAGCATTCAATTCCGGGAATTCAATTGGCTCATGCTGGGAGAAAAGCAAGTGTTTCTGCCCCGTGGGAAGGAAATAAAAAGTTAGATTTCGCTCATGGCGGATGGCAGACGGTTGCGCCAAGTGCTGTCCCGTATCATGAAAACGAGCCGTTTCTTCCTAAAGCTTTGGATAAAAGCGGAATCCAAAAAGTGATTTCTGATTTTAAAGCTGCTGCTAAAAGAGCTGTTGAAGCCGGTTATCAGGTTGTCGAAATCCATGCTGCACATGGTTATTTATTACATCAGTTTTTGTCGCCTTTAACGAATGTCAGAACGGATGAATATGGCGGAAGTTTCGAAAACAGAATCCGTTTTACGCTTGAAATTGTAGAAGCCGTTCAGTCAGAATGGCCTTCTAATTTGCCTTTATTTGTTCGGATTTCAGCAACAGACTGGGCAGAACACGGATGGAACCCGGAAGAATCTGTACAACTTTCACAACTATTAAAAGAAAAAGGAGTAGATTTAATCGATGTTTCATCGGGTGGATTGGTTTCACATCAAAAAATCACGCTTGAACCGGGCTATCACGTTCCTTTCGCAGAAAAAGTAAAAAAAGAAGCCCATATTTTAACCGGAGCAGTTGGTTTGATTACAGAAGCACAACAAGCCGAAGAAATTTTGAATAACGGTCAGGCCGACTTAATTTTGTTTGCCAGAGAATCACTCAGAAACCCAAACATGCCTTTGGATTTTGCAAGAGAATTGAACAATGAGGTTCAATGGCCAAAACAATATGAAAGAGCTAAACTATAA
- the rseP gene encoding RIP metalloprotease RseP — protein sequence MDIVIKLSQFLLSLSLLIILHELGHFIPAKLFKTRVEKFYLFFDVKFSLFKKQIGETVYGIGWLPLGGYVKISGMIDESMDKEQMALPPQPWEFRSKPAWQRLIIMLGGVTVNFILAFIIYIGMAFVYGDTFVSNADLKDGVLIENPVMLKTGFKTGDKILAIDGKKVENFDNELNMNIIMSKQVLIERNGQQQTINMPNDFVDQLSKHEKSHLVDMRVPFAIKDVPAESANKSLKAKDLIITLNGQEAKYYDQVKTILNNNKGKTIPAVVLRDLKQTPISVSVSKDGILGVMAGGLGIESLEKLGYYKVSTKHYGFLESIPVGLEKGKDQLVGYGKQLKMIFNPETKAYKQVGGFAAIFNIFPTSWSWETFWSITALLSIMLGVMNLLPIPALDGGHVMFLLYEIISGKKPSDKFLENAQMVGFVLLITLLLFANGNDIYKAIVK from the coding sequence ATGGATATAGTTATCAAGCTCTCTCAATTCCTATTGAGTTTATCATTACTTATTATTCTTCACGAATTAGGGCATTTTATTCCTGCTAAATTATTTAAAACGAGAGTCGAAAAATTTTACTTATTTTTTGATGTGAAATTTTCTTTGTTTAAAAAACAAATTGGCGAAACGGTTTACGGTATCGGATGGCTGCCACTTGGAGGTTATGTAAAAATCTCCGGAATGATTGACGAGAGTATGGACAAAGAGCAAATGGCACTTCCTCCACAGCCTTGGGAATTTCGTTCTAAACCGGCATGGCAGCGTTTGATTATTATGTTAGGCGGGGTTACGGTAAACTTTATCCTGGCTTTTATTATATATATAGGTATGGCTTTTGTTTATGGTGATACATTTGTATCGAATGCCGACTTAAAAGATGGAGTTTTGATTGAAAATCCGGTAATGCTTAAAACAGGTTTTAAAACCGGAGATAAAATTTTAGCTATTGACGGAAAGAAAGTTGAAAATTTTGACAATGAGTTAAACATGAACATTATCATGTCGAAGCAAGTTCTGATTGAAAGAAATGGACAACAGCAAACGATTAATATGCCCAATGATTTTGTGGATCAGTTGTCAAAACATGAAAAATCCCATCTTGTAGATATGCGTGTGCCTTTTGCTATTAAAGATGTTCCTGCTGAATCAGCAAACAAATCCCTGAAAGCAAAAGACTTAATTATTACCCTTAATGGGCAGGAGGCTAAATATTACGATCAGGTAAAAACAATTTTAAACAATAATAAAGGAAAAACGATTCCTGCGGTTGTATTGCGTGATTTAAAACAGACACCAATATCGGTTAGTGTTTCAAAAGATGGTATACTAGGCGTTATGGCTGGAGGTTTAGGAATTGAATCATTAGAAAAACTAGGATATTATAAAGTAAGCACAAAACATTACGGATTCCTTGAGTCTATTCCGGTTGGATTAGAAAAAGGAAAAGATCAGTTAGTGGGCTATGGAAAACAATTAAAAATGATTTTTAATCCTGAAACAAAAGCATACAAACAAGTAGGTGGTTTTGCAGCGATTTTCAACATATTTCCTACTTCGTGGAGTTGGGAAACGTTCTGGTCAATTACTGCTTTATTGTCAATTATGCTTGGGGTAATGAATTTATTGCCAATTCCCGCACTTGACGGAGGTCATGTGATGTTTTTATTGTACGAAATTATTAGTGGTAAAAAACCGAGCGATAAATTCCTTGAGAACGCCCAAATGGTTGGTTTCGTTCTACTTATCACACTGCTTTTGTTTGCAAACGGAAACGATATTTACAAGGCAATTGTCAAGTAA
- a CDS encoding Gfo/Idh/MocA family oxidoreductase → MQKIKTALLSYGMSGKVFHAPFLDLHPGFELLGSWERSKKLIQEDYPTVKSYPSIDALLADDVDLVIVNTPVGTHFEYAKKVLLAGKHAVVEKAFTTTVAEAEELAQIAKEKGLKLAVFQNRRWDSDFKTIQKVINEGVLGDLVEVEFHFDRYNPMLSPKAHKETVNDGAGILKDLGPHLIDQAVCLFGSPKSVFADIRYTRENTVVDDWIDLLLIYEDFRVRLKAGYFVREAHPSYTIHGKKGSFLKQRGDVQEDELKIGKKPNRESWGTELDDFEGILHTEIDGKPIREKIKTLQGNYFEYFDGVYDAISNNKPEPVTAQDGIKVMQVIEAAIASNLQRKVIDL, encoded by the coding sequence ATGCAAAAAATAAAAACAGCACTTTTATCATACGGAATGTCGGGAAAAGTTTTTCACGCTCCTTTTTTAGATCTTCATCCCGGTTTTGAATTATTAGGTTCCTGGGAAAGAAGCAAAAAACTCATTCAGGAAGATTATCCAACTGTAAAAAGTTATCCTTCAATTGATGCTTTATTAGCCGATGATGTCGATTTGGTTATCGTAAACACGCCAGTTGGGACTCATTTTGAATATGCTAAAAAAGTGCTTTTGGCTGGAAAACATGCCGTTGTTGAAAAAGCATTTACGACAACCGTAGCTGAAGCCGAAGAACTGGCTCAAATCGCTAAAGAAAAAGGTTTGAAGCTGGCTGTTTTTCAAAACAGAAGATGGGATAGCGATTTTAAAACCATTCAAAAAGTAATTAACGAAGGCGTTTTGGGAGATTTAGTTGAAGTGGAATTTCATTTTGACAGATATAATCCCATGTTAAGTCCGAAAGCACACAAAGAAACTGTGAACGATGGCGCTGGAATCCTAAAAGATTTAGGTCCACATTTAATCGATCAGGCTGTTTGTCTGTTTGGTTCGCCAAAATCGGTTTTTGCAGATATTCGCTATACGAGAGAAAATACAGTAGTAGATGACTGGATCGATTTGTTATTGATTTATGAAGATTTCAGAGTACGATTAAAAGCTGGCTATTTTGTGAGAGAAGCCCATCCTTCCTACACTATTCATGGAAAAAAAGGTTCTTTCTTAAAACAGCGCGGTGATGTGCAGGAAGACGAACTTAAAATAGGAAAAAAACCAAACCGGGAATCCTGGGGAACAGAATTAGACGATTTTGAAGGGATCCTGCATACCGAAATTGACGGAAAACCAATCCGCGAAAAAATCAAAACCCTTCAGGGCAATTATTTTGAATATTTTGATGGTGTTTATGATGCCATTTCTAATAATAAACCAGAACCTGTTACCGCTCAGGATGGTATAAAAGTAATGCAGGTTATTGAGGCCGCAATTGCGAGCAACCTGCAAAGAAAAGTTATTGATTTGTAA
- a CDS encoding MFS transporter, whose translation MIDFNPLALFQTKGKIKKVYREAKASYLNRIRFAISMFYFGMGLSFATWASRIPDIKTALHLSEAELGSVLFALPVGQLIIMPFSGKMVTKFGSHRILIFSLIMYVFSLTNLGLAASAFQLSMGLFTFGIFGNLANIAVNTQGVYTETLFKKNIMSSFHGMWSFAGFTGALVGLGMLSLHLNPYQHFLIVAAVVVVMIVFNFKFLVKAKEKIKPKKEGKKLFTRPDSSLLWLGIIGFCSMASEGVMFDWSGIYFKDIVKAPGALVILGYTSFMIMMASGRFIGDAMNNKFGRKRVMQISGCMISLGLFTAVFFPYIIPSTIAFMIVGLGVSTIIPTVYSLAGKNESVSAGEALTIVSSVSFLGFLMGPPVIGYIAETFGLQFSFAFIGIFGVLIAFMVSKIKVSA comes from the coding sequence GTGATAGATTTCAATCCATTAGCTTTATTCCAGACCAAAGGAAAAATCAAAAAAGTCTATCGTGAGGCAAAAGCTTCCTATTTAAACAGAATTCGTTTTGCCATTAGCATGTTTTATTTTGGAATGGGTTTAAGTTTTGCCACCTGGGCAAGCAGAATTCCGGATATTAAAACGGCTTTACATTTAAGTGAAGCCGAATTAGGTTCTGTGCTTTTTGCGCTTCCTGTCGGGCAATTGATCATTATGCCTTTTTCGGGAAAAATGGTAACCAAATTTGGAAGCCACCGTATTTTAATTTTCTCTTTAATTATGTATGTTTTCAGTCTGACCAATTTAGGTCTGGCGGCAAGTGCGTTTCAGCTTTCGATGGGATTATTTACTTTTGGCATATTCGGGAATTTAGCCAACATTGCCGTAAATACTCAGGGAGTTTACACCGAAACACTTTTCAAAAAAAACATCATGTCTTCTTTCCATGGCATGTGGAGTTTTGCAGGATTTACAGGTGCCTTGGTAGGTTTAGGAATGCTCTCTCTTCACCTAAATCCGTATCAGCATTTTTTAATTGTTGCTGCTGTTGTAGTAGTAATGATTGTTTTTAATTTTAAATTTTTAGTTAAGGCAAAAGAAAAAATCAAACCCAAAAAAGAAGGCAAAAAATTATTTACCAGACCCGATAGTTCGTTATTATGGCTGGGTATAATTGGCTTTTGCAGTATGGCAAGCGAAGGCGTTATGTTTGACTGGAGCGGAATTTATTTTAAAGACATTGTAAAAGCTCCCGGCGCTTTGGTAATTTTAGGATACACTTCCTTTATGATTATGATGGCCAGCGGACGCTTTATCGGAGATGCTATGAATAATAAATTTGGTCGAAAACGCGTGATGCAAATTAGTGGCTGTATGATTTCCCTTGGTCTTTTCACGGCAGTTTTTTTTCCGTACATCATCCCTAGTACCATTGCTTTTATGATTGTTGGTTTGGGCGTTTCTACTATAATTCCTACCGTTTATAGCCTTGCCGGTAAAAATGAGAGTGTTTCTGCCGGAGAAGCCCTAACTATTGTTTCAAGTGTCAGCTTTCTTGGATTTCTTATGGGACCTCCTGTTATTGGATATATTGCAGAAACCTTCGGACTTCAGTTTTCCTTTGCCTTTATCGGAATATTTGGCGTTTTGATCGCTTTTATGGTTTCGAAAATAAAAGTATCGGCGTAA
- a CDS encoding DUF5689 domain-containing protein: MKNNYKNLISILLVLLFCNCNEDVAVPKLECTQPDLKVNRTVEDVLKTATITATKYVYDDLVEAYVVSSDENGNFFKILYLQTLATETKPSVGFSVAVDATNTYIDYRIGNKVYIKLKDQFTDLFYGGMRIGSLYEGSSGTASVGRISQNDYKNVLNSSCAMLDEDQLVNSISIEEALDDNKLNTLIELSDVQFLEAAIGRRYFEEANNVGGSTNWGLRDKSGNQIIFRTSSFADFSTHLVPEGSGKVRGILTKYGSDYQLMVRSEKDVVMDGKSNVPFFTEDFQTVTNNVNFALPDWSNIVEKASKLWRTMVTAGNGYAEFNTTSTTAAENVAWLITPKINLTNYKNTVFSFRSAQHDLKVDSPLNGLEVYISTNFDGSEVDKATWIKLNAKIASLSTPTRQFISSGGIDLSAYSGNVNIAFKYTGSGKDKTLNGAFMVDDVKMFGEK, encoded by the coding sequence ATGAAAAACAACTATAAAAACCTTATTTCGATATTACTTGTATTGCTTTTTTGCAATTGTAATGAAGATGTTGCTGTTCCAAAATTAGAATGTACACAGCCTGATTTAAAAGTAAATCGAACAGTTGAAGATGTTCTCAAAACCGCGACAATTACCGCTACAAAATATGTTTATGATGATTTAGTTGAAGCATATGTGGTTTCAAGCGACGAAAACGGAAATTTTTTCAAAATCCTGTATCTTCAGACTTTAGCAACAGAAACCAAACCGTCTGTAGGTTTTAGTGTTGCTGTGGATGCGACAAATACTTACATTGATTACCGTATTGGAAATAAAGTGTACATCAAATTAAAAGATCAGTTTACCGATTTATTTTATGGCGGAATGCGGATTGGAAGTTTGTACGAAGGCAGTTCGGGAACGGCATCTGTTGGAAGAATTTCCCAAAATGATTATAAAAATGTGCTAAATTCTTCGTGTGCGATGCTCGATGAAGATCAATTAGTGAATTCTATTTCTATTGAAGAAGCCTTGGATGATAATAAACTAAACACACTTATAGAATTATCAGATGTCCAGTTTTTAGAAGCCGCTATTGGGCGTCGATATTTTGAAGAAGCCAATAATGTTGGAGGATCTACGAATTGGGGCTTAAGAGACAAATCCGGAAATCAGATTATTTTCAGGACGAGCAGTTTTGCCGATTTTTCGACCCATTTAGTTCCGGAGGGAAGCGGAAAAGTGCGCGGAATTTTGACCAAATATGGTTCCGATTATCAGTTAATGGTCCGCTCTGAAAAAGATGTCGTCATGGATGGAAAAAGTAATGTCCCGTTTTTTACTGAAGATTTTCAAACGGTTACCAATAATGTTAATTTCGCATTACCAGACTGGAGCAATATTGTAGAAAAAGCTTCAAAATTATGGAGAACTATGGTTACTGCCGGAAACGGATATGCCGAGTTTAATACCACCAGCACGACAGCAGCAGAGAATGTGGCATGGCTTATAACCCCAAAAATTAATTTGACAAATTATAAAAATACGGTATTTTCTTTTAGAAGTGCACAACATGACTTAAAAGTTGATTCGCCTTTGAATGGTTTAGAAGTTTATATCTCAACTAATTTTGACGGATCAGAAGTAGATAAAGCCACCTGGATAAAATTAAATGCCAAAATAGCGTCACTTTCTACGCCAACACGCCAGTTTATTAGTTCAGGAGGGATTGACTTATCTGCTTATTCAGGAAATGTCAATATTGCATTTAAATATACCGGATCAGGAAAAGATAAAACTCTTAACGGAGCATTTATGGTAGATGATGTAAAAATGTTTGGAGAAAAATAA
- a CDS encoding DUF4256 domain-containing protein — protein MKNKKALLPEERDQLFKTLKSRFDKNKNRYQNLDWGKVQIKLEANPEKLWSLNEMEKTGGEPNVVSFDKKTNEYIFFDCSAESPKGRRSVCYDNEAQESRKEFKPKNNVIDMAAAMGIELLNEEQYRALQQLGKFDQKTSSWIKTPDEIRKLGGALFADFRYNTVFVYHNGAQSYYAARGFRGVLRV, from the coding sequence ATGAAAAACAAAAAAGCATTGTTACCGGAAGAACGTGATCAGCTTTTTAAAACTTTAAAATCCCGTTTTGATAAAAACAAAAATCGCTACCAAAATCTTGATTGGGGCAAGGTTCAAATAAAACTGGAAGCTAATCCTGAAAAGTTATGGTCACTCAATGAAATGGAGAAAACCGGAGGCGAACCGAATGTTGTGAGTTTTGACAAAAAAACAAACGAATACATTTTTTTTGACTGTTCTGCAGAAAGCCCAAAAGGACGAAGAAGTGTTTGTTACGATAACGAAGCCCAGGAATCAAGAAAGGAATTTAAACCTAAAAACAATGTTATTGACATGGCTGCCGCTATGGGAATTGAACTCCTAAATGAAGAACAATACAGAGCATTACAACAGCTTGGAAAATTCGATCAAAAAACATCCAGCTGGATCAAAACCCCTGATGAAATTAGAAAACTAGGTGGTGCTCTTTTTGCAGATTTTCGTTATAATACCGTATTCGTGTATCATAATGGCGCTCAGTCTTACTATGCGGCAAGAGGTTTTCGCGGAGTATTAAGGGTTTAA
- a CDS encoding carboxypeptidase-like regulatory domain-containing protein: protein MHKKLLILILLFIFKIASAQKETIFSGRVMDSKTQNPLENVVVSIQNSALMQLTKNDGTFELHSALPGEQLLLIHSQGYRDLLLKVNTNAGQKVNLGILLLEEDQIENFQTTIVSLLESDLNEDNTSSETTSGLLQSSKDAFLQAAAFNWGQTRFSVRGLDSENATMMLNGVKMNKIYDGRPQWNNWGGLNDVLRNQEFTIGPAPSDYTFGGILGTQQIFTQASAYRKGTRISFSGTNTNYNWRTMTTYASGMKSSGWAYVFSVGKRWADEGYFEGTNYDANSFFISIEKKLNPKHSLNFTGFFTPNARGKNSPNTNEIINLKSEQYNSYWGYQSGEKRNARVKNVEEPLLMLNYYLKINDHANLTSAIMYQFGKVGNSNIDFQNADSPDPTYYRKLPSYFTSLYSGDKGEFSGAFTPDYENAAISRTLFLQNSQINWDSMYRANQKPITNSEGSITGYEPSKSNYVLYEDRTDDKTLAVNSNLNTQLSENIFFSGGILFKNLKSHNFQILLDLLGGAYFEDIDSFYKGDQSQSDLKNPDRQVKAGDSYGYNFNFYATTAEAFTQFRFVYKKVDFYLGNSFSTSKYQREGLYQNGIYPESSFGKSQKVNFENFGFKGGLNYKISGKQWLFFSGMYQTKAPSLRNTFSNSRLNNSIVNGIENETLSSADINYVYHSPKLKTRISGYYALIKNTTKTSFFYAEGIFDDGAGYDNTDAFVSQTLTNLDKKNIGAELSLEYQVSSTLKTVFSAAYGSYIYNSNPNVSITNDANAAIADAETTFDFGKSLLKNYKQSGMPQQAFSFGMEYHDPKFWWLSANINYITDRYIDISPITRTSRFYLNPASGFNFPEASEERAKMLLKQEKLNPVTLLNMTGGKSWRINKTTIGLFASINNVFDFKYKTGGFEQARNSNFRELNQDVSSGTPSFGPKYFYGYERTYFVNLTISL from the coding sequence ATGCACAAAAAATTACTCATTCTTATACTCCTTTTTATTTTTAAAATTGCTTCAGCCCAAAAAGAAACTATTTTTTCAGGGCGCGTTATGGATTCTAAAACTCAGAATCCTTTAGAAAATGTAGTCGTTAGTATCCAAAATTCAGCTTTAATGCAGCTGACCAAAAATGATGGAACTTTCGAATTGCATTCTGCTCTGCCTGGTGAACAACTGCTTTTAATACACAGTCAGGGTTACAGGGATCTGCTTTTGAAAGTAAATACGAATGCTGGTCAAAAAGTAAATCTCGGCATCTTATTATTAGAAGAAGACCAAATCGAAAATTTTCAAACCACAATTGTTTCCCTTTTAGAAAGCGACCTGAACGAAGACAACACTTCATCAGAAACTACCTCGGGACTTTTACAATCATCAAAAGATGCATTTTTGCAGGCAGCAGCGTTCAATTGGGGACAAACCCGATTTAGCGTCCGCGGATTAGACAGCGAAAATGCAACGATGATGCTAAATGGCGTTAAAATGAATAAAATTTACGATGGAAGACCCCAGTGGAATAATTGGGGAGGATTAAATGACGTACTAAGAAACCAGGAATTTACCATTGGCCCTGCTCCTTCTGATTATACTTTTGGAGGGATTTTAGGCACACAGCAAATTTTCACTCAGGCATCGGCATATAGAAAAGGAACCCGAATATCGTTTTCAGGAACTAATACCAATTACAACTGGAGAACCATGACTACCTATGCTTCGGGCATGAAATCTTCCGGCTGGGCTTATGTTTTTTCTGTTGGAAAACGCTGGGCTGACGAAGGTTATTTTGAAGGAACAAATTATGATGCGAACTCTTTTTTTATAAGTATTGAGAAAAAATTAAATCCGAAACATTCTTTAAATTTTACCGGTTTTTTTACACCAAATGCACGTGGAAAAAATTCGCCAAACACTAATGAAATTATTAATTTAAAATCGGAGCAATACAACTCGTATTGGGGATACCAAAGTGGCGAAAAACGAAATGCAAGAGTAAAAAACGTCGAAGAACCTTTGCTCATGCTCAATTATTATCTTAAAATTAATGACCATGCTAACCTCACATCAGCCATTATGTACCAATTTGGAAAAGTTGGAAACAGCAATATTGATTTTCAAAACGCAGACAGTCCTGACCCAACTTATTACAGAAAATTGCCGAGTTATTTTACCTCCCTTTATTCTGGTGATAAGGGAGAATTTTCAGGAGCATTTACTCCTGATTATGAAAATGCAGCAATAAGCAGAACATTATTTTTACAAAATTCGCAAATCAACTGGGATTCAATGTACAGAGCGAATCAGAAACCTATAACCAATTCTGAAGGAAGTATTACAGGATACGAACCTTCAAAAAGTAATTATGTTTTGTATGAAGACAGAACCGATGACAAAACATTAGCTGTAAATTCAAACCTCAACACGCAGCTTTCAGAAAATATATTTTTTAGCGGAGGAATACTTTTTAAGAATCTAAAATCACACAATTTTCAGATTCTGCTGGATTTGTTGGGTGGTGCATATTTCGAGGATATTGATTCCTTTTATAAAGGTGATCAATCACAATCTGATTTAAAAAATCCGGATCGTCAGGTAAAAGCTGGTGATAGTTATGGTTATAATTTTAACTTTTATGCTACAACAGCGGAAGCTTTTACGCAGTTTAGATTTGTGTATAAAAAAGTTGACTTTTACCTGGGAAATTCATTTTCTACTTCAAAATACCAGAGAGAAGGTTTGTATCAAAATGGTATTTATCCGGAAAGTTCATTTGGCAAAAGCCAAAAAGTAAATTTTGAAAATTTCGGATTCAAAGGCGGACTTAACTATAAAATTTCAGGAAAACAATGGTTGTTTTTTAGTGGAATGTATCAAACCAAAGCACCTTCACTCCGAAATACTTTTTCTAATTCAAGGCTAAACAATTCAATTGTAAACGGAATCGAAAATGAAACCTTAAGCAGTGCTGATATCAATTATGTTTACCACTCACCAAAACTTAAAACGCGTATTTCCGGTTATTATGCCTTGATAAAAAATACAACAAAAACATCCTTCTTTTATGCAGAAGGAATATTTGACGATGGAGCCGGCTATGATAATACGGATGCCTTTGTAAGTCAAACATTAACCAACTTAGACAAGAAAAACATTGGTGCTGAATTAAGTCTGGAATATCAGGTTTCGTCTACTCTTAAAACTGTCTTTTCAGCTGCTTACGGAAGTTACATTTATAACAGCAATCCAAATGTTTCAATTACCAACGATGCAAATGCGGCCATTGCTGATGCGGAAACAACTTTTGATTTTGGCAAATCATTACTCAAAAACTACAAGCAATCCGGAATGCCACAGCAGGCATTTTCATTCGGAATGGAATATCATGATCCTAAATTCTGGTGGCTCTCTGCGAATATTAATTACATCACAGACCGTTATATCGATATTTCTCCAATTACAAGAACATCAAGATTTTATCTCAATCCGGCAAGTGGTTTCAATTTTCCGGAAGCTTCAGAAGAACGAGCCAAAATGCTGCTTAAACAGGAAAAATTAAATCCTGTCACGCTCTTAAATATGACAGGCGGAAAGTCCTGGCGTATTAATAAGACTACAATAGGGCTTTTTGCCAGCATCAATAACGTCTTTGATTTTAAGTATAAAACCGGAGGATTTGAACAGGCAAGAAATTCCAATTTTAGAGAATTGAATCAGGATGTTTCCAGCGGAACGCCTTCTTTCGGCCCAAAATATTTTTATGGCTACGAGAGGACTTATTTCGTAAACCTGACAATCAGTTTATAA
- a CDS encoding ribose-phosphate pyrophosphokinase has protein sequence MSHLEPEAKIFACSQSVYLAEKIAKEYGIPLGKVTMSTYSDGEFQPSYEESIRGLRVFIVCSTFPTADNLMELLLMIDAAKRASARHITAVMPYFGWARQDRKDKPRVPIGAKLVANLLSAAGATRVMTMDLHADQIQGFFEKPVDHLFASTIFLPYVESLGLENLTIASPDMGGSKRAYAYSKFLQSDVVICYKQRKAANVIDTMELIGEVKGRNVVLVDDMIDTGGTLAKAADLMIEKGALSVRAICTHPILSGGAYEKIENSKLTELIVTDSIPLKKESKKIRVVSCAPLFAEVMHMVHHNNSISGKFIM, from the coding sequence ATGTCGCACCTAGAACCAGAAGCTAAAATTTTTGCTTGTTCACAAAGTGTTTATCTTGCAGAAAAAATTGCAAAAGAGTACGGAATTCCGTTAGGAAAAGTAACGATGTCAACGTATAGCGATGGAGAATTCCAACCGTCTTACGAAGAGTCAATAAGAGGTTTGCGGGTTTTTATCGTTTGTTCAACTTTTCCAACAGCCGATAATTTGATGGAATTGTTGTTAATGATTGATGCTGCAAAACGTGCATCAGCAAGACATATTACAGCTGTAATGCCTTATTTTGGCTGGGCAAGACAGGATAGAAAAGACAAGCCAAGAGTTCCGATTGGAGCAAAATTAGTAGCAAATCTATTAAGTGCTGCGGGAGCGACAAGAGTAATGACGATGGATTTGCACGCAGACCAGATCCAGGGCTTCTTTGAAAAACCGGTAGATCATTTATTTGCTTCAACCATCTTTTTACCTTATGTAGAAAGTTTAGGTCTTGAAAATTTAACAATTGCATCACCGGACATGGGAGGTTCAAAAAGAGCCTATGCATATTCTAAGTTTTTACAATCAGATGTCGTTATCTGTTATAAACAAAGAAAAGCAGCCAACGTTATCGACACTATGGAGCTTATTGGTGAAGTAAAAGGACGTAATGTAGTCTTAGTGGATGATATGATCGATACAGGAGGTACTTTAGCGAAAGCTGCAGATCTTATGATTGAAAAAGGAGCATTAAGCGTAAGAGCAATTTGTACGCACCCAATATTATCAGGAGGGGCATACGAGAAAATTGAAAACTCGAAATTAACAGAATTAATCGTTACAGATTCGATTCCGTTAAAAAAAGAGTCAAAAAAAATCAGGGTAGTGAGTTGTGCACCTCTTTTTGCAGAAGTTATGCACATGGTGCACCACAACAATTCCATAAGTGGAAAATTTATAATGTAG